The DNA sequence AATAATTTTTATCTGCTATCTCTGCTATCGGAGTAATACCAGCACCTTTTTCAAAGTCCTCAGTAACCTCTTCTTCCATAATTTCTCAAACATCATCGTAACTAATAATACCAACTAGTCTTTTCTTTTCATCAACAACTGGAATTTCATCTATTTCATATTTTTGGAACATATTTGAGACAACTTCGCGATCATCATTTGCAAAAACATATAATGGGTTTGGTTGCATGATTCCTTTAATTGACTCTTGTCTACTTGCAAAAAAAATATCTTTTAAATTAACAACCCCTACTAATTCTTCATTCTCATCAACAACATAATAAGAATTTAAAGCATGACAAAGTTCAGGTTCATTTTTGATTTTTTGAATTGCGTCACGTATTTTATCTTTTGTATTTAATGAGACAAATTTTACATGAGAATATGAACCTGCAGATTCCTTTGGGTATTTTAAAAATTCGCGTAAATGTTTTGCTGTTTTTGTATCACATGAATCAAGAATTTTACCTACTAGATTTTCTGGTAACGTTTCTAACATGCCAACAATGTCACTTGTTCTAATAGATGCAACCGTTAATTTAATTTCGTCACGTGTCAAGCAATCAATAATTTGTTGACGTAATTCGTCATTTAAATCCATAAAAATTTCAGCAGTAACTGATGGTTTCAATGAACGGAAAACAAATAAAATATCAATTAATTCAAAATCATTTAACACTTCTGAAACATCAACATAATTGTTATCTTCAACAAACGCTCTTAAGGCATTTATATCACGATTCTCAATTAAACCATGCAAAGATTTAGTTAATTCTTTTTTATTATTAATGTTCTGCATTTTTAGTCACTCTTAAATCGCTATCTGAATATCCAATATGACGATAAATCACGTTTACTAAATCCATAAAGTCATCAACAGCAATTAATGTTCCTTTAGTGGCGTAAGAAATTTGTCCTGTCGTTTCACTAACCACAATGGGTAAAGCATCATATTGTTCGCTCAAACCAATTGCTGCACGGTGACGAGAACCGTATTTTGAAGAGATTTTTTTATTTGTTGTTGGCAAGTACGAGCTTGCAGAAATTATTTTATCGCGATCAATAATGATTGCTCCATCATGCAACGGAGAATTTTTTTGAAAAATTGCCAATATCAATTGAACATTAACATCTGAATTAATAATTACTCCCAAGTTAACAAAGTTAGCTAGTGAATTTTGTTTTTGCACAACAATTAAAGCTCCTAATTTTTGAGCAGATAGCTCACGTGTTGATTCAGCGATTCTTAATGCTATTTGGCGTTTGATGCTAATATAATTTTTGCGAGATGATAAATTTTTTACTCTTGTTAAAATTCTATTTAAAGAATTTCCTATCAACATTACTACGAGAATGGAAAGCGTAACACTTGAAATAACTATAATAACAATTTCATTTGACATGCATTCCCCCAATAAATAATTACCATTTAACTACTTTATAATAAATAAAATACTTAAATGGTGGAGATGATGGGATTCGAACCCATTTCTACCTAGCAATTCATATAAAGCTCTACAGTTTAGTTTTATTTTTCAATTTAATTTTAAGAAGATATAAAAACTAACTTTTTAAAATATAGTCATAAATGTTTTGTAATTAGATGACGCTAATTACAATGATCCTATTAAAGACAGACCTAATAATTCTCATAGGCATAAAATTATTAGACCATTTCTTAATTTTTTAATTAAGCTGCGAATGCGCAAGCTTGGCTATTTCTAGCACTTAAGAAATTTACAAAATTAGATTTTGCAGTTATATTTTTTTTACCTTTAGGTTTGTAAGACCACTGCTCTTCATACTTCATGCTAAATATCAACTCCTAAAACATCCCCATTTAGCATACTCAGTTACTAACATTTATAAAATATATGCAAATAACCTATAATATATTATATAAAAAATGGTTACTTTCCAAAATTAATAGTGTATTTAATTTCGGTTTAAACGATCCAAATCGCGTTTTTTAATCGTTTCACGCTTATCATGTATTTTTTTTGGACGAGCTAGAGCGATTTCAATTTTTATAAGGGAATTTACAAAAAAAGCTTTTATTGGAATAATTTGAAGCTTCTTAACTTTTGCTTCATGCTCAAATTTCAATATCTCTTGTTTATTTAGTAATAATTGCCTTGTTTGGCGTGGTTCATGGTCAAAAAAACCTGATTGATAATGGGCAATGTGGGTGTTTAGTAAGAATGCTTCACCATTCCTAATAGTTACATAGGATTCACTTAAATCTATACCATTTTTTGCAATAGATTTAACTTCTGAACCTTTTAGAACTACGCCTGCATTTATAGATTCTAAGATTTCATAATTAAAATATGCATTTCTATTTTTTGCAATTAATCTCATTTTTTCTTGTTTTTATCAAAACTTCTTTTATTATCTCTTCTATCTGATTTTCCAAATTCACGACGTTCTCCGAAATTGCGTCTTGGACGATCACCAAATGGTTTTTCTCGATCAAAACTTCTTTCTGGACGATCACCAAATTCTCTTTTGTTTTCTAAATTTTGCTCTCCATTATTTGAAAAATTATTTGTTGAATCTAAATTATCACCAAATGGTTTTCTTGGATAATCATTGCGGTCTCTATATTGTCTTGGTCCGCGATTTCTATCACGTCTCTTAAAATCGTTATTATTATCACGATTAAATCTGTTGTTTTTGTTATTTGTCATTTTATTATGTAATTCGAGTTGTTCTGTTAAAACTAAATCGATTCTCCCTTGTTGTTTTATAATTTGTAAAATACTTACTTCTACTTCGTCACCAATTTTTAGTACTTTTCCATGTTTCTCACCAGTTAATTCCATCTTAGCTTCATTAAAAATATATCTATCGTCATGCATGTTTTTTAAACTTATTAAACCTTGCGCAATTCCGTTGATTTCAACAAAAAATCCAAATGCTGTAATTGTAGATATAAATCCTTTGCATGATTGGTGTTTAAATTTGTTCATGTATTCAGAAATTTTAATTTCTTTAGTTTTTCATTCGCACTCCATCGCTCTAGTTTCAGTTTTGTTACACTGTTCACAAATAGATAACATTAAGTCGCGATCGTTTGCAAAAATTCCAGTTTCTTTTTTTGTTAATGCATATTTTAGTAAACGGTGAACAATTAAATCTGGGTAACGACGAATTGGTGAAGTGAAATGAGTATAGTTTTTACTAGATAAACCGTAGTGACCTATGTTTTGAATGTCATAACGAGCTTTTTCCATGCATCGTAATATTAAATTGGCGAAAATATTATAATTTGGGCGATTATGAATTTTGTCACATAGCAATGTTATATCTTTTTGTGGGATGTGGTTACGTTCTTTTTTATTTTCCCCAATAATTTCGATTATTTGATTATAATTCTTAATTTTTTTAGCACTTGGTTCATCGTGAATACGATAAATTGAATTAAACTTACTTTTTGACAAAAAAGTAGCTGTTGCTTCATTGGCTAAAACCATGAATTGTTCAATCATTTTCTCAGCATCTTTTCTTACACGATTAACAACGTCAATTGTTCGTCCTGTCTGATCAAGAATAACTTTAGATTCGGCAGCTTCAAAACTAATCATGCCATTTTTTTCTTTATCAATTCTTACTTTTTCATAAAGTTCGCGAGCAACATTTAACATTTTTGTTAATTCCGGTGTATATAATTCTTGAATATTACCCTCGAACAATTCATTAACTTCATCATAATTTAAGCGATGATGAGAATAAATAAATGATTTATAAATTTTATAACTTTCCATTTTTCCATTTTCATCAACTATAATTTCAGCAGTCATAGTTAATTTTTTTGTATTCGGATTTAAACTACATAAATCATCACTTAATTCGTGAGGTAACATTGGCACAACTGAACCAGGAATATAAACACTTGTTCCGCGTGTTAGAGCATCACTATCAATAGCAGTACCTTCCTTTACGTAATGACTTACATCCGCTATTGAAACATTTAATAAATATTTTTCTCCCTGTTTTTCAATATAAATTGAATCATCTAAATCTTTAGCGTCTTTTCCATCAATAGTAACCAATAACTTATCTGTTAGATCAACGCGATCTTGTTCATCAGCTACATTGTATTTCAAATTCTTAGCATAATTAATGGTTTCATCTGAAAAATCCGTTGGAATATCTGATGCATATACAACACTAAATATGTCCACGCCTGGGTCATTTACATTACCTAAATCTCTAATAATGTCACATGTAATATTTTCATTATTAAATGAAACTGGGCGAACAATTATTTTGTTTTTTTCGCGAATTTTTTCAATTCCTTTTACTATCAATGGTAAAGGAATTTTTGCGTCATCTGCTTCAAAAATTTTATTGCCGTCTTTATCTTTTTTAACTATTCCTGCAATTAATCTAACATTACGGTTAATAATTTTAGTAATCTTAGCCGCTAATTCTTCTGGTTTTCTTTCATCTTTTATCAATACAGCTTCAACTATGTCTCCACTTCATGCACCATTTACATTCATTGGAGCAACAAAGAACACCTTATCACTATCTGGAGTTGAAATAAAACCAAACTTTCTTTCTTTTAATACAAAACTACCCGTTATTATATCGTCTACTTTGTACTCTTTATTATCTTTCATTTCTAACCTCTAAATCGAAATTATACTAAATGCTAAACAAATGGACACTATAAAAGTAAATAAAAGAAATAACACTCCTAAATAAAATGTAATTTGATTCGTTTTCTTTTCTGGAATACTTTCTTTGGAATTTTGGAAAAGGTTAGAATCTGATGTTCCTGTTAAAGTTCCACCTAATCCTTGAGCCTTTCCACCTTGTAATAAAACTATGATAACAATAATGATACTTATTATAATTAAGATAATTTGTACTAGTAGTCCTACTTGCATTTAACTTTCCTATTCTCAAACTTTCATATACATTTTAAACTATTTTTAACATTATTCCTATGAATAAATCTATTGACTTTTGTTATATATCTCATTTATCTTTCTTAAAGAGTAATTTACAACTTCCTTAGAAATGTTTTCGCCATATCTTTCATTGTATAAATTGGCAATTTCTTGATTAGATAATTGATTATTTTCAATTTTTAATTGAATAATTTTTTCATCTTTTTGACTAAAATGATTTTGTTTGTTTTTTGCAATAATTTGTTTTCACATTGAACTATACTTAACAGATGCTTGTATAGTTTTATTTTGGTTACTTATGTCTATATTATTTAATCGATTAACACTTGTATATAAATCTCTTTCTATACGTTTTTCCTCATATTTAAACATACATTCAAAACAACCTAGGAATTTTAAAAAATCTGAAATATCCTCTGCTCGCTTGATATAAATAATGTCTTTATTTTGGCGATTAAATTTTTTAAAATTGAAATTTTTCTTCATAATTTCTACATACTTTTCTGAGTCATTTAAGTTACTGATTTGAATTTCAAGATGATAAAATCGTGAAGATGGAGAATTGATACTTCCTCATGCTAAAAAAAATGCAATAGATCATTCATAAATTTCTCTTACTTCATTATTTTTTTATTTTTGATAGTAATGTTATTTAGTTTTTGTTCTAACGACTCAATGTTTAAAAGGTATAGCAAATAATTTTTGTGCTGTTTTACTCCTGTTGTTTCAATTAATAAGTCTTCAATGATGACTTCCGGAAAATATTTTTTTGTGGAAGCGTATAAAAGTTTTATTAATTTGTGCAAACTAGATTTTATGCAAATTTTCGTTTTTCCGTTTTCGATCACAATAGATGCAAAAGCTTTAACAATTTTTAGAAAAAATTCTACATTAAAATCTTTATCAATTTTTGATAATATTTCTTGTTTAA is a window from the Mycoplasma sp. (ex Biomphalaria glabrata) genome containing:
- the secG gene encoding preprotein translocase subunit SecG; its protein translation is MQVGLLVQIILIIISIIIVIIVLLQGGKAQGLGGTLTGTSDSNLFQNSKESIPEKKTNQITFYLGVLFLLFTFIVSICLAFSIISI
- the smpB gene encoding SsrA-binding protein SmpB, whose product is MRLIAKNRNAYFNYEILESINAGVVLKGSEVKSIAKNGIDLSESYVTIRNGEAFLLNTHIAHYQSGFFDHEPRQTRQLLLNKQEILKFEHEAKVKKLQIIPIKAFFVNSLIKIEIALARPKKIHDKRETIKKRDLDRLNRN
- the mgtE gene encoding magnesium transporter, which encodes MQNINNKKELTKSLHGLIENRDINALRAFVEDNNYVDVSEVLNDFELIDILFVFRSLKPSVTAEIFMDLNDELRQQIIDCLTRDEIKLTVASIRTSDIVGMLETLPENLVGKILDSCDTKTAKHLREFLKYPKESAGSYSHVKFVSLNTKDKIRDAIQKIKNEPELCHALNSYYVVDENEELVGVVNLKDIFFASRQESIKGIMQPNPLYVFANDDREVVSNMFQKYEIDEIPVVDEKKRLVGIISYDDVWEIMEEEVTEDFEKGAGITPIAEIADKNYLQIGPFSMAKSRLKWLVFLMVSATLSQTVLQIFANVYQSDSVLRNISFLHDTIFTAILVPILPVISGTAGNAGCQSSTVVLRALALGEITIKDYWKIVVKEYKTSIFVGIFLSFFNFLRMLAYYYILSIHNPPAPNHGFLGIDVDAWKSMLSTTLALMVIVSIVKFVGASLPILAHKIKQDPAVMAAPLLTTLTDAISTAVFFSISMIVFHVLQGV
- a CDS encoding diadenylate cyclase, giving the protein MSNEIVIIVISSVTLSILVVMLIGNSLNRILTRVKNLSSRKNYISIKRQIALRIAESTRELSAQKLGALIVVQKQNSLANFVNLGVIINSDVNVQLILAIFQKNSPLHDGAIIIDRDKIISASSYLPTTNKKISSKYGSRHRAAIGLSEQYDALPIVVSETTGQISYATKGTLIAVDDFMDLVNVIYRHIGYSDSDLRVTKNAEH
- the whiA gene encoding DNA-binding protein WhiA — translated: MYEWSIAFFLAWGSINSPSSRFYHLEIQISNLNDSEKYVEIMKKNFNFKKFNRQNKDIIYIKRAEDISDFLKFLGCFECMFKYEEKRIERDLYTSVNRLNNIDISNQNKTIQASVKYSSMWKQIIAKNKQNHFSQKDEKIIQLKIENNQLSNQEIANLYNERYGENISKEVVNYSLRKINEIYNKSQ
- the rnr gene encoding ribonuclease R, with the translated sequence MKDNKEYKVDDIITGSFVLKERKFGFISTPDSDKVFFVAPMNVNGAWSGDIVEAVLIKDERKPEELAAKITKIINRNVRLIAGIVKKDKDGNKIFEADDAKIPLPLIVKGIEKIREKNKIIVRPVSFNNENITCDIIRDLGNVNDPGVDIFSVVYASDIPTDFSDETINYAKNLKYNVADEQDRVDLTDKLLVTIDGKDAKDLDDSIYIEKQGEKYLLNVSIADVSHYVKEGTAIDSDALTRGTSVYIPGSVVPMLPHELSDDLCSLNPNTKKLTMTAEIIVDENGKMESYKIYKSFIYSHHRLNYDEVNELFEGNIQELYTPELTKMLNVARELYEKVRIDKEKNGMISFEAAESKVILDQTGRTIDVVNRVRKDAEKMIEQFMVLANEATATFLSKSKFNSIYRIHDEPSAKKIKNYNQIIEIIGENKKERNHIPQKDITLLCDKIHNRPNYNIFANLILRCMEKARYDIQNIGHYGLSSKNYTHFTSPIRRYPDLIVHRLLKYALTKKETGIFANDRDLMLSICEQCNKTETRAMECEWKTKEIKISEYMNKFKHQSCKGFISTITAFGFFVEINGIAQGLISLKNMHDDRYIFNEAKMELTGEKHGKVLKIGDEVEVSILQIIKQQGRIDLVLTEQLELHNKMTNNKNNRFNRDNNNDFKRRDRNRGPRQYRDRNDYPRKPFGDNLDSTNNFSNNGEQNLENKREFGDRPERSFDREKPFGDRPRRNFGERREFGKSDRRDNKRSFDKNKKKWD